The Toxorhynchites rutilus septentrionalis strain SRP chromosome 3, ASM2978413v1, whole genome shotgun sequence genome includes a region encoding these proteins:
- the LOC129775059 gene encoding DENN domain-containing protein Crag isoform X2 — protein sequence MDERRVADYFVVAGMPENPKLLKENIFNDSSHLRSAVTIDPITDIGVFFPSLGEKIPADYEILENTPTGLLADLNYGSVRTTACFLYYRRGKDKPPLVDIGVMYEGAERIMSDAEIVLNTPGDRLANVNNSSAKTFITFRRADNDMPCNELVVTDLCVVVPSKGEKPPHAFCMIHKTLNKGIMGSDVYLCYKKSMNRPKLISYQPEILHRYPTVDHNDFPLNLCPSVPLFCLPMGTTLEAWPHVPGGDGKQKRKPIQPIFSTFVLTVNDGTYKVYGSALTFYENFDEKHLNEQQRELLEWGPESHKTHSLHVNKSICLLSRWPFGDTFEKWLQFLHQISIFNEPLPVPIERYITHLLDEVPFPSPSILLQLSNLSNDRILLTLPEDSPLPRSGAGFRQLLSNLGPENCLHVLLLVMTEQKILIHSLRPATLTAVAEAVSSFLFPFKWQCPYIPLCPLGLAEVLHAPLPYLIGVDSRFFDLYEPPSDVTCVDLDTNNISLCESQKHLVTKLLPKRAARILKQTLRNLEELSQNNGYESSNSLDRDFKKKKREHNLEQRIQEAFLQFMASILKGYRDYLVPISKAPTSRATDPDALFQMNAFLRSRDKAHHKFFQLLMKTQMFIKFIEERSFVSDGDHNLAFFDECAEKVSAYEDTPTEIKLIDWDSGQSSERTKFILPPECQPGLDEKSYRYSSFVLNPILLKQSRRSMLISALQHHSSLAPGSPMARRTKHEIKTAQKLARKNYGNPELWAKHLLATCYSIYFIVLPSLINENAGREHAILKAAYDLLGKASKLKIQCDEVCYRIMMQLCGMHNLPVLAVRLHYLMKRSGIQPNALTYGFYNRCVLEAQWPSDSILSSQMRWNRLRNIVMGAAHFKRAGKKFASRRRLSLSQENNLSTLESVDGTSRTSLDSGISQAEHQSSSAIDFALFDKLRGRLGAIVRQTGAPQESANVVSSAGLLISGEGVHLKTSPKERQAFKPPSSSPCDLSPRMLARADSFAGDSKFIDKLQRQALHYPNGTIGDGSAGNVKRSLDFHSENENSSQEELTESKPNSKGSPTKVSPRTLVTQDDPLGALNDDGSDEVLEVRQSAEKLTLADNSHQNNTIYTDQPILFKGQRSATFDDSLQLSKSMHRSETMPVTSSVTSSFASIGSTLKFNFGRYSPARLSMKKDFKSLSTNVIESISSVSPSLTGKKSNEILQGGLSSIKNAATSVAKKLDEIKEAISANTTPVKTGGGIISNGNGLEREGHGSESDLLNEDGSNGNGNRSRRVSSEFDLWGRFSESRKSSYNNLVPLGENTTSSNSLNTYPTLPDNIYPSMPELSEPSESDFVIQITSCSQCHNCSVLLYDEDVMAGWSAEDSNLNTSCHACGKVTVPFLNVHIISEEQRLAQSAAKQQQGAGDAISVPYLNPLVLRKELENILGEEGDLALAKGSFVEDHPIIYWNLVWFMERIDVSTHLPNLCLPKKEGENVDPLSTLKTVSVHCLWDNPRLHSEAGPAMYMLWRQNQPASPLLKALLTDQTSINRAVMQQVIASIRCNDLLTPVKRLANERHKLKHRGVDRTHSIYRDILFLAFIAIGRPNIDLISFHREYAAVFDKLTEKECNTFYRSQDLPPSSSAIFCRAYFRPLMLP from the exons ATGGACGAGCGGCGGGTGGCGGATTACTTTGTGGTGGCCGGCATGCCGGAGAACCCAAAGCTGCTGAAGGAAAACATCTTCAACGACTCGTCACATCTGCGTTCGGCCGTCACGATCGACCCGATAACCGACATCGGCGTGTTCTTTCCCTCGCTGGGCGAGAAGATACCAGCCGACTATGAGATACTCGAGAACACACCAACCGGTCTGCTGGCCGATCTAAACTACGGATCGGTGCGAACCACGGCATGTTTCTTATACTACCGCCGGGGGAAGGATAAGCCACCGCTTGTTGACATCGGGGTTATGTACGAAGGTGCCGAGCGGATCATGTCCGACGCCGAAATTGTGTTGAACACTCCGGGCGACCGGCTGGCCAATGTAAACAATTCCTCCGCCAAAACATTCATCACCTTCCGCCGAGCGGACAACGACATGCCCTGCAACGAGCTCGTCGTGACGGATCTCTGCGTGGTGGTTCCCTCGAAGGGGGAGAAACCACCGCACGCTTTCTGTATGATCCACAAAACCCTGAACAAGGGCATCATGGGCAGCGATGTTTACCTGTGCTACAAAAAATCGATGAACCGTCCCAAGCTGATAAGCTATCAGCCGGAAATTTTGCACCGCTACCCCACGGTGGACCACAACGATTTCCCGTTAAACCTGTGTCCCAGTGTGCCACTGTTTTGTTTGCCCATGGGAACGACACTCGAAGCGTGGCCACACGTGCCCGGCGGTGACGGGAAG CAAAAACGTAAACCTATCCAGCCTATCTTCAGCACCTTCGTGCTTACTGTGAACGATGGAACGTATAAAGTGTATGGTTCGGCCTTAACGTTCTATGAAAACTTTGA CGAAAAGCATCTCAATGAGCAACAGCGGGAACTGCTAGAATGGGGGCCAGAATCACACAAGACGCACTCGCTGCACGTGAACAAATCCATCTGCCTTCTGTCGAGGTGGCCTTTTGGCGATACGTTCGAAAAATGGCTCCAGTTTCTGCAT CAAATCTCTATATTCAACGAACCCCTGCCGGTCCCAATCGAGCGCTATATAACACATCTTCTCGACGAAGTGCCATTCCCATCGCCCAGTATCCTGCTGCAGTTGTCCAATCTGAGCAACGATCGAATTCTGCTAACGTTGCCGGAAGATTCTCCTCTACCCCGCAGCGGGGCTGGATTCCGTCAATTGCTCTCCAACCTGGGACCGGAGAATTGCTTGCACGTGCTGTTGCTGGTGATGACGGAGCAGAAAATTCTAATCCACTCGCTTCGACCCGCCACCCTGACAGCGGTCGCGGAAGCGGTGTCCTCGTTCTTGTTTCCCTTCAAGTGGCAATGTCCGTACATTCCACTGTGTCCACTGGGGCTTGCGGAAGTGCTACATGCGCCGCTGCCCTACCTAATAGGGGTCGATTCGAGATTCTTCGACCTGTACGAACCCCCGAGTGATGTGACCTGTGTCGATTTGGATACCAACAACATTAGCCTGTGTGAATCCCAGAAGCATCTGGTGACCAAATTGCTCCCCAAGAGGGCGGCGCGTATTCTCAAGCAAACCCTAAGAAATCTGGAGGAACTCAGCCAAAACAATGGCTATGAATCGTCGAATAGTTTGGACCGGGACTTTAAGAAGAAAAAACGAGAACATAATCTCGAGCAGCGGATACAAGAAGCGTTTCTGCAGTTCATGGCGTCCATTCTGAAAGGATACCGAGACTATCTGGTGCCGATCTCGAAGGCTCCCACGAGTCGAGCTACCGATCCGGATGCTCTGTTTCAGATGAACGCATTTCTTCGATCTCGAGACAAGGCACACCACAAATTCTTTCAACTTTTGATGAAAACTCAAATGTTTATCAAATTTATCGAGGAACGCTCTTTTGTCTCCGATGGCGATCACAATTTGGCATTTTTCGACGAGTGCGCCGAAAAGGTTTCCGCTTACGAGGACACACCAACCGAGATTAAATTGATCGATTGGGATTCCGGTCAGAGTAGTGAGCGTACCAAATTCATTTTGCCACCCGAATGTCAACCGGGACTGGACGAAAAAAGCTACCGTTATAGTTCCTTCGTTCTGAATCCGATCCTGTTGAAGCAGTCCCGGCGGAGCATGTTGATAAGTGCCCTCCAGCATCACAGCAGTCTGGCGCCGGGGTCACCAATGGCACGTCGAACCAAGCATGAGATTAAGACAGCCCAGAAGCTTGCCCGCAAAAATTATGGAAATCCGGAACTCTGGGCCAAACATCTACTGGCTACATGCTACTCAATCTACTTCATCGTTCTGCCGAGTCTGATTAACGAGAATGCCGGTCGCGAGCACGCTATTCTGAAGGCAGCCTACGATCTGCTCGGCAAAGCTAGCAAACTTAAGATTCAGTGCGACGAAGTTTGCTACCGTATAATGATGCAACTCTGTGGAATGCATAACTTGCCGGTTCTGGCCGTCCGGTTGCATTATTTGATGAAACGTTCGGGTATTCAACCGAACGCCCTCACGTACGGTTTTTACAATCGTTGTGTACTGGAAGCTCAGTGGCCCTCGGATTCGATTCTTTCCAGCCAAATGCGATGGAATCGGCTGAGAAACATTGTGATGGGAGCAGCCCATTTCAAGCGCGCCGGTAAAAAGTTTGCCTCTCGTCGACGCCTCTCTCTGTCTCAGGAAAACAATCTGAGCACACTAGAATCGGTCGATGGTACCTCTCGTACCAGCTTGGACTCCGGGATCTCGCAAGCGGAACACCAGTCGTCCTCGGCAATCGATTTCGCACTTTTTGACAAGCTACGGGGTCGTTTGGGAGCGATTGTGCGACAGACGGGAGCACCCCAGGAGTCCGCCAATGTCGTTTCCAGTGCGGGTTTGCTCATCAGTGGTGAAGGTGTGCACCTGAAGACCAGCCCCAAGGAAAGGCAAGCTTTCAAACCACCCTCCTCGAGTCCGTGTGATCTAAGCCCACGGATGCTTGCCCGGGCAGATAGTTTCGCGGGAGATTCCAAATTTATCGACAAGCTGCAGAGACAAGCCCTCCACTATCCGAACGGGACAATTGGTGACGGATCGGCGGGAAATGTGAAGCGGTCGTTGGATTTTCATAGCGAAAACGAGAATAGCTCCCAGGAGGAACTGACGGAGAGCAAACCGAACTCGAAGGGAAGTCCCACAAA AGTATCCCCGCGGACGTTGGTAACCCAAGACGACCCGCTGGGAGCACTTAACGACGACGGAAGTGACGAAGTGCTCGAAGTTCGCCAATCGGCAGAAAAGCTAACGCTGGCGGACAATAGCCACCAGAACAACACCATCTACACGGACCAGCCGATTCTGTTCAAGGGGCAACGGTCGGCCACGTTCGACGATTCACTTCAACTGAGCAAGAGTATGCACAGGTCGGAGACGATGCCCGTCACCAGCTCGGTGACGTCCAGCTTCGCCAGCATTGGGTCCACGTTGAAGTTCAATTTTGG CCGTTACTCACCTGCACGTTTATCCATGAAAAAAGATTTCAAATCCCTGTCGACGAATGTGATAGAGAGCATTTCTAGCGTCAG TCCCAGCCTGACGGGTAAGAAGTCCAACGAGATTTTGCAGGGTGGTCTCAGCAGCATCAAGAACGCCGCCACGTCGGTAGCGAAGAAGCTGGACGAAATAAAGGAAGCTATTTCGGCCAACACCACACCCGTTAAAACCGGTGGTGGAATCATCAGCAATGGTAACGGCCTTGAACGGGAGGGTCACGGCTCGGAAAGTGATTTGCTGAACGAAGATGGTAGCAACGGGAACGGGAACCGATCGCGACGAGTATCCAGTGAGTTCGATCTGTGGGGCCGATTCAGCGAATCGCGCAAGTCCAGCTATAACAATTTGGTTCCCCTGGGCGAGAACACAACGTCGAGCAATAGCTTGAACACATATCCCACGCTACCGGACAATATATATCCGTCGATGCCGGAA CTATCCGAGCCCAGCGAGTCGGACTTTGTGATCCAGATCACGTCCTGCTCGCAGTGTCACAACTGTTCGGTCCTGCTATACGATGAAGATGTGATGGCCGGATGGTCAGCGGAGGACTCAAACCTCAACACCAGCTGTCATGCCTGCGGCAAAGTGACGGTACCATTCCTCAACGTGCACATCATCTCGGAAGAGCAACGACTAGCTCAGTCGGCGGCCAAGCAGCAACAAGGGGCCGGTGATGCCATCAGTGTGCCATATCTAAACCCGCTGGTACTGCGCAAGGAGCTGGAGAACATTCTTGGCGAGGAAGGCGACCTCGCGTTGGCGAAGGGAAGCTTTGTTGAGGATCATCCCATCATCTACTGGAACCTGGTGTGGTTCATGGAGCGAATCGATGTCAGCACGCATTTACCAAATCTCTGCCTACCCAAAAAG GAAGGAGAGAATGTGGATCCATTGAGTACTCTGAAGACCGTTTCGGTTCACTGTCTATGGGACAACCCACGGCTGCACTCGGAAGCAGGGCCAGCGATGTATATGCTGTGGAGACAAAATCAGCCGGCTAGTCCGCTACTGAAAGCGCTACTCACCGATCAAacatcgattaatcgagc TGTCATGCAACAAGTGATCGCATCGATTCGTTGCAACGATTTACTGACCCCAGTCAAACGGTTAGCTAACGAGCGCCACAAGCTTAAACACCGGGGCGTCGATCGCACCCACTCAATCTACCGTGACATTCTGTTCCTGGCATTTATCGCGATCGGTCGCCCAAACATCGATCTCATTTCCTTCCATCGGGAGTACGCAGCGGTGTTCGACAAACTGACCGAGAAGGAGTGCAACACCTTCTACCGGAGCCAAGATTTGCCCCCTTCATCGTCCGCTATATTCTGTCGAGCCTACTTCAGACCGCTAATGCTACCCTGA
- the LOC129775059 gene encoding DENN domain-containing protein Crag isoform X1 gives MDERRVADYFVVAGMPENPKLLKENIFNDSSHLRSAVTIDPITDIGVFFPSLGEKIPADYEILENTPTGLLADLNYGSVRTTACFLYYRRGKDKPPLVDIGVMYEGAERIMSDAEIVLNTPGDRLANVNNSSAKTFITFRRADNDMPCNELVVTDLCVVVPSKGEKPPHAFCMIHKTLNKGIMGSDVYLCYKKSMNRPKLISYQPEILHRYPTVDHNDFPLNLCPSVPLFCLPMGTTLEAWPHVPGGDGKQKRKPIQPIFSTFVLTVNDGTYKVYGSALTFYENFDEKHLNEQQRELLEWGPESHKTHSLHVNKSICLLSRWPFGDTFEKWLQFLHQISIFNEPLPVPIERYITHLLDEVPFPSPSILLQLSNLSNDRILLTLPEDSPLPRSGAGFRQLLSNLGPENCLHVLLLVMTEQKILIHSLRPATLTAVAEAVSSFLFPFKWQCPYIPLCPLGLAEVLHAPLPYLIGVDSRFFDLYEPPSDVTCVDLDTNNISLCESQKHLVTKLLPKRAARILKQTLRNLEELSQNNGYESSNSLDRDFKKKKREHNLEQRIQEAFLQFMASILKGYRDYLVPISKAPTSRATDPDALFQMNAFLRSRDKAHHKFFQLLMKTQMFIKFIEERSFVSDGDHNLAFFDECAEKVSAYEDTPTEIKLIDWDSGQSSERTKFILPPECQPGLDEKSYRYSSFVLNPILLKQSRRSMLISALQHHSSLAPGSPMARRTKHEIKTAQKLARKNYGNPELWAKHLLATCYSIYFIVLPSLINENAGREHAILKAAYDLLGKASKLKIQCDEVCYRIMMQLCGMHNLPVLAVRLHYLMKRSGIQPNALTYGFYNRCVLEAQWPSDSILSSQMRWNRLRNIVMGAAHFKRAGKKFASRRRLSLSQENNLSTLESVDGTSRTSLDSGISQAEHQSSSAIDFALFDKLRGRLGAIVRQTGAPQESANVVSSAGLLISGEGVHLKTSPKERQAFKPPSSSPCDLSPRMLARADSFAGDSKFIDKLQRQALHYPNGTIGDGSAGNVKRSLDFHSENENSSQEELTESKPNSKGSPTKVSPRTLVTQDDPLGALNDDGSDEVLEVRQSAEKLTLADNSHQNNTIYTDQPILFKGQRSATFDDSLQLSKSMHRSETMPVTSSVTSSFASIGSTLKFNFGPSLTGKKSNEILQGGLSSIKNAATSVAKKLDEIKEAISANTTPVKTGGGIISNGNGLEREGHGSESDLLNEDGSNGNGNRSRRVSSEFDLWGRFSESRKSSYNNLVPLGENTTSSNSLNTYPTLPDNIYPSMPELSEPSESDFVIQITSCSQCHNCSVLLYDEDVMAGWSAEDSNLNTSCHACGKVTVPFLNVHIISEEQRLAQSAAKQQQGAGDAISVPYLNPLVLRKELENILGEEGDLALAKGSFVEDHPIIYWNLVWFMERIDVSTHLPNLCLPKKEGENVDPLSTLKTVSVHCLWDNPRLHSEAGPAMYMLWRQNQPASPLLKALLTDQTSINRAVMQQVIASIRCNDLLTPVKRLANERHKLKHRGVDRTHSIYRDILFLAFIAIGRPNIDLISFHREYAAVFDKLTEKECNTFYRSQDLPPSSSAIFCRAYFRPLMLP, from the exons ATGGACGAGCGGCGGGTGGCGGATTACTTTGTGGTGGCCGGCATGCCGGAGAACCCAAAGCTGCTGAAGGAAAACATCTTCAACGACTCGTCACATCTGCGTTCGGCCGTCACGATCGACCCGATAACCGACATCGGCGTGTTCTTTCCCTCGCTGGGCGAGAAGATACCAGCCGACTATGAGATACTCGAGAACACACCAACCGGTCTGCTGGCCGATCTAAACTACGGATCGGTGCGAACCACGGCATGTTTCTTATACTACCGCCGGGGGAAGGATAAGCCACCGCTTGTTGACATCGGGGTTATGTACGAAGGTGCCGAGCGGATCATGTCCGACGCCGAAATTGTGTTGAACACTCCGGGCGACCGGCTGGCCAATGTAAACAATTCCTCCGCCAAAACATTCATCACCTTCCGCCGAGCGGACAACGACATGCCCTGCAACGAGCTCGTCGTGACGGATCTCTGCGTGGTGGTTCCCTCGAAGGGGGAGAAACCACCGCACGCTTTCTGTATGATCCACAAAACCCTGAACAAGGGCATCATGGGCAGCGATGTTTACCTGTGCTACAAAAAATCGATGAACCGTCCCAAGCTGATAAGCTATCAGCCGGAAATTTTGCACCGCTACCCCACGGTGGACCACAACGATTTCCCGTTAAACCTGTGTCCCAGTGTGCCACTGTTTTGTTTGCCCATGGGAACGACACTCGAAGCGTGGCCACACGTGCCCGGCGGTGACGGGAAG CAAAAACGTAAACCTATCCAGCCTATCTTCAGCACCTTCGTGCTTACTGTGAACGATGGAACGTATAAAGTGTATGGTTCGGCCTTAACGTTCTATGAAAACTTTGA CGAAAAGCATCTCAATGAGCAACAGCGGGAACTGCTAGAATGGGGGCCAGAATCACACAAGACGCACTCGCTGCACGTGAACAAATCCATCTGCCTTCTGTCGAGGTGGCCTTTTGGCGATACGTTCGAAAAATGGCTCCAGTTTCTGCAT CAAATCTCTATATTCAACGAACCCCTGCCGGTCCCAATCGAGCGCTATATAACACATCTTCTCGACGAAGTGCCATTCCCATCGCCCAGTATCCTGCTGCAGTTGTCCAATCTGAGCAACGATCGAATTCTGCTAACGTTGCCGGAAGATTCTCCTCTACCCCGCAGCGGGGCTGGATTCCGTCAATTGCTCTCCAACCTGGGACCGGAGAATTGCTTGCACGTGCTGTTGCTGGTGATGACGGAGCAGAAAATTCTAATCCACTCGCTTCGACCCGCCACCCTGACAGCGGTCGCGGAAGCGGTGTCCTCGTTCTTGTTTCCCTTCAAGTGGCAATGTCCGTACATTCCACTGTGTCCACTGGGGCTTGCGGAAGTGCTACATGCGCCGCTGCCCTACCTAATAGGGGTCGATTCGAGATTCTTCGACCTGTACGAACCCCCGAGTGATGTGACCTGTGTCGATTTGGATACCAACAACATTAGCCTGTGTGAATCCCAGAAGCATCTGGTGACCAAATTGCTCCCCAAGAGGGCGGCGCGTATTCTCAAGCAAACCCTAAGAAATCTGGAGGAACTCAGCCAAAACAATGGCTATGAATCGTCGAATAGTTTGGACCGGGACTTTAAGAAGAAAAAACGAGAACATAATCTCGAGCAGCGGATACAAGAAGCGTTTCTGCAGTTCATGGCGTCCATTCTGAAAGGATACCGAGACTATCTGGTGCCGATCTCGAAGGCTCCCACGAGTCGAGCTACCGATCCGGATGCTCTGTTTCAGATGAACGCATTTCTTCGATCTCGAGACAAGGCACACCACAAATTCTTTCAACTTTTGATGAAAACTCAAATGTTTATCAAATTTATCGAGGAACGCTCTTTTGTCTCCGATGGCGATCACAATTTGGCATTTTTCGACGAGTGCGCCGAAAAGGTTTCCGCTTACGAGGACACACCAACCGAGATTAAATTGATCGATTGGGATTCCGGTCAGAGTAGTGAGCGTACCAAATTCATTTTGCCACCCGAATGTCAACCGGGACTGGACGAAAAAAGCTACCGTTATAGTTCCTTCGTTCTGAATCCGATCCTGTTGAAGCAGTCCCGGCGGAGCATGTTGATAAGTGCCCTCCAGCATCACAGCAGTCTGGCGCCGGGGTCACCAATGGCACGTCGAACCAAGCATGAGATTAAGACAGCCCAGAAGCTTGCCCGCAAAAATTATGGAAATCCGGAACTCTGGGCCAAACATCTACTGGCTACATGCTACTCAATCTACTTCATCGTTCTGCCGAGTCTGATTAACGAGAATGCCGGTCGCGAGCACGCTATTCTGAAGGCAGCCTACGATCTGCTCGGCAAAGCTAGCAAACTTAAGATTCAGTGCGACGAAGTTTGCTACCGTATAATGATGCAACTCTGTGGAATGCATAACTTGCCGGTTCTGGCCGTCCGGTTGCATTATTTGATGAAACGTTCGGGTATTCAACCGAACGCCCTCACGTACGGTTTTTACAATCGTTGTGTACTGGAAGCTCAGTGGCCCTCGGATTCGATTCTTTCCAGCCAAATGCGATGGAATCGGCTGAGAAACATTGTGATGGGAGCAGCCCATTTCAAGCGCGCCGGTAAAAAGTTTGCCTCTCGTCGACGCCTCTCTCTGTCTCAGGAAAACAATCTGAGCACACTAGAATCGGTCGATGGTACCTCTCGTACCAGCTTGGACTCCGGGATCTCGCAAGCGGAACACCAGTCGTCCTCGGCAATCGATTTCGCACTTTTTGACAAGCTACGGGGTCGTTTGGGAGCGATTGTGCGACAGACGGGAGCACCCCAGGAGTCCGCCAATGTCGTTTCCAGTGCGGGTTTGCTCATCAGTGGTGAAGGTGTGCACCTGAAGACCAGCCCCAAGGAAAGGCAAGCTTTCAAACCACCCTCCTCGAGTCCGTGTGATCTAAGCCCACGGATGCTTGCCCGGGCAGATAGTTTCGCGGGAGATTCCAAATTTATCGACAAGCTGCAGAGACAAGCCCTCCACTATCCGAACGGGACAATTGGTGACGGATCGGCGGGAAATGTGAAGCGGTCGTTGGATTTTCATAGCGAAAACGAGAATAGCTCCCAGGAGGAACTGACGGAGAGCAAACCGAACTCGAAGGGAAGTCCCACAAA AGTATCCCCGCGGACGTTGGTAACCCAAGACGACCCGCTGGGAGCACTTAACGACGACGGAAGTGACGAAGTGCTCGAAGTTCGCCAATCGGCAGAAAAGCTAACGCTGGCGGACAATAGCCACCAGAACAACACCATCTACACGGACCAGCCGATTCTGTTCAAGGGGCAACGGTCGGCCACGTTCGACGATTCACTTCAACTGAGCAAGAGTATGCACAGGTCGGAGACGATGCCCGTCACCAGCTCGGTGACGTCCAGCTTCGCCAGCATTGGGTCCACGTTGAAGTTCAATTTTGG TCCCAGCCTGACGGGTAAGAAGTCCAACGAGATTTTGCAGGGTGGTCTCAGCAGCATCAAGAACGCCGCCACGTCGGTAGCGAAGAAGCTGGACGAAATAAAGGAAGCTATTTCGGCCAACACCACACCCGTTAAAACCGGTGGTGGAATCATCAGCAATGGTAACGGCCTTGAACGGGAGGGTCACGGCTCGGAAAGTGATTTGCTGAACGAAGATGGTAGCAACGGGAACGGGAACCGATCGCGACGAGTATCCAGTGAGTTCGATCTGTGGGGCCGATTCAGCGAATCGCGCAAGTCCAGCTATAACAATTTGGTTCCCCTGGGCGAGAACACAACGTCGAGCAATAGCTTGAACACATATCCCACGCTACCGGACAATATATATCCGTCGATGCCGGAA CTATCCGAGCCCAGCGAGTCGGACTTTGTGATCCAGATCACGTCCTGCTCGCAGTGTCACAACTGTTCGGTCCTGCTATACGATGAAGATGTGATGGCCGGATGGTCAGCGGAGGACTCAAACCTCAACACCAGCTGTCATGCCTGCGGCAAAGTGACGGTACCATTCCTCAACGTGCACATCATCTCGGAAGAGCAACGACTAGCTCAGTCGGCGGCCAAGCAGCAACAAGGGGCCGGTGATGCCATCAGTGTGCCATATCTAAACCCGCTGGTACTGCGCAAGGAGCTGGAGAACATTCTTGGCGAGGAAGGCGACCTCGCGTTGGCGAAGGGAAGCTTTGTTGAGGATCATCCCATCATCTACTGGAACCTGGTGTGGTTCATGGAGCGAATCGATGTCAGCACGCATTTACCAAATCTCTGCCTACCCAAAAAG GAAGGAGAGAATGTGGATCCATTGAGTACTCTGAAGACCGTTTCGGTTCACTGTCTATGGGACAACCCACGGCTGCACTCGGAAGCAGGGCCAGCGATGTATATGCTGTGGAGACAAAATCAGCCGGCTAGTCCGCTACTGAAAGCGCTACTCACCGATCAAacatcgattaatcgagc TGTCATGCAACAAGTGATCGCATCGATTCGTTGCAACGATTTACTGACCCCAGTCAAACGGTTAGCTAACGAGCGCCACAAGCTTAAACACCGGGGCGTCGATCGCACCCACTCAATCTACCGTGACATTCTGTTCCTGGCATTTATCGCGATCGGTCGCCCAAACATCGATCTCATTTCCTTCCATCGGGAGTACGCAGCGGTGTTCGACAAACTGACCGAGAAGGAGTGCAACACCTTCTACCGGAGCCAAGATTTGCCCCCTTCATCGTCCGCTATATTCTGTCGAGCCTACTTCAGACCGCTAATGCTACCCTGA